The following are from one region of the Grus americana isolate bGruAme1 unplaced genomic scaffold, bGruAme1.mat scaffold_508, whole genome shotgun sequence genome:
- the LOC129200805 gene encoding mucin-3A-like: MATGTPITSMTSAMVMRNPSNIIAMATRTPITIITLMIAMAMRNTTTTTITTMRVTMATRTPITIVITMTPPAITMAMRKTPATIIPMTMMKAKPCTPIAIAMRTPTITMVMKDITMVTTPMTMGTPQAQRRRRRMVTGTPLRRMKGARRKRRKRRMRLKGNTSLAPSAVTAPSASTASSAPAVPVPRVTLVTTVPTARAASSATCVPSCVTPPASPGASWMSFRGLYSSRLQASLRHRRLEWIWGGLGAPPTHTFC; the protein is encoded by the exons ATGGCGACGGGGACCCCCATCACCAGCATGACGAGTGCCATGGTAATGAGGAACCCCAGCAACATCATCGCCATGGCAACGAGGACCCCCATCACCATCATCACCTTGATGATCGCCATGGCGATGAGgaataccaccaccaccaccatcaccaccatgAGAGTCACCATGGCAACGAGGACCCCCATCACCATCGTCATCACCATGACCCCCCCAGCCATCACCATGGCGATGAGGAAGACCCCAGCAACCATCATCCCCATGACAATGATGAAGGCCAAGCCCTGTACCCCTATCGCCATAGCAATGAGGACCCCCACTATCACCATGGTTATGAAGGACATCACCATGGTGACGACCCCCATGACCATGGGGACCCCCCAAgctcagaggaggaggaggaggatggtgacGGGGACACCTCTGAGGAGGATGAAG GGAgcgaggaggaagaggaggaagaggaggatgaggctGAAGGGCAATaccagcctggctccatctgcCGTTACTGCACCTTCTGCAAG CACTGCCAGCTCTGCGCCCGCTGTCCCTGTGCCGAGGGTGACACTGGTGACCACTGTCCCCACTGCCAG ggctgccagTTCTGCTAcctgtgtcccctcctgtgTGACACCGCCTGCCAGCCCG GGAGCCTCGTGGATGAGCTTTCGGGGGCTTTACTCCA GTCGCTTGCAAGCTTCTTTGAGGCACCGGAGGCTTGAGTGGATTTGGGGGGGCCTAGGggccccccccacacacacattttgctga